One Neodiprion pinetum isolate iyNeoPine1 chromosome 1, iyNeoPine1.2, whole genome shotgun sequence genomic window carries:
- the LOC138191384 gene encoding uncharacterized protein → MQYTAFSDEYLALGHMTEVRDAENQNEKFCHCIPHHAVLKELSATTKLRVVFDASCKTSMNTSLNDILRFSPTIQQDLFSIVARSRNHQYVITVDITKMYRQIDLQQDQRNLQRILWQSDPQDPIKEYKLKGAF, encoded by the coding sequence ATGCAGTATACAGCCTTTTCGGACGAATATCTCGCATTGGGGCACATGACCGAAGTTCGTGATGCTGAGAATCAGAACGAGAAATTCTGTCATTGTATCCCACATCACGCAGTTCTGAAGGAGTTAAGCGCCACGACGAAACTGCGAGTAGTTTTTGATGCTTCGTGTAAAACCTCGATGAATACATCGCTAAACGACATTCTGCGATTCAGCCCAACTATACAACAGGATCTCTTTTCGATCGTCGCTCGGTCTCGAAACCACCAGTACGTTATCACGGTCGATATAACCAAAATGTACCGGCAAATCGATTTGCAACAGGACCAACGCAATCTCCAAAGAATCCTATGGCAATCAGATCCACAGGATCCGATCAAAGAGTATAAACTTAAGGGAGCTTTctag
- the LOC124224743 gene encoding uncharacterized protein: MQEFEDGIQLIASNWLIEETMEAYWPNFTTMNRYYKAVQVLEPIKDSWKLFKVKRILAKTYNYEKGTKILKDAEIFSDLNSDVDDTCPKLRRRTHARLVYSDSDDEESGMENNSRSKIPPLPKPYVSEPFIPPQKPIKNSKASAVTSRKMGCHEPLNNNNSDFEDAEIHCPKQTGKYLNIQEHSEDDAESECSLATNTLATATLPHTNNTASINPKQHNSNPQVTHAHREMPAKKVIQPKNVDPDLESCMRKTNMNEPTISLDNEDFRTYQRFVIRSFTMLKAKINNVIDVVEVMSKKLDGIKCTDNIPDANQGADNPELEVMNLFPICHVKMLQRVEKELTNNAMKQKLMTALQKHYH; the protein is encoded by the exons ATGCAGG AGTTCGAGGATGGAATTCAATTGATAGCGAGTAATTGGCTAATTGAAGAGACCATGGAAGCTTACTGGCCTAATTTTACAACGATGAATCGATATTACAAGGCTGTGCAAGTATTGGAACCGATTAAAGATTCGTGGAAGTTGTTCAAAGTAAAACGTATACTGGCCAAAACTT aTAACTATGAGaaaggaacaaaaattttaaaagatgCGGAAATATTTTCCGATCTCAATTCGGATGTTGATGATACATGTCCAAAATTGAGACGAAGAACACATGCTCGCTTAGTATATTCTGATAGCGATGATGAGGAGTCGGGTATGGAAAATAACAGTCGATCCAAAATTCCTCCTCTTCCTAAGCCCTATGTGAGTGAACCATTCATTCCACCGCAAAAACCGATAAAAAACAGCAAAGCATCAGCTGTCACTTCAAGGAAAATGGGATGTCACGAGCCATTGAACAATAACAACTCAGATTTCGAGGATGCGGAAATCCATTGCCCCAAGCAGACTGGCAAATATCTTAATATCCAAGAGCACTCAGAAGACGATGCTGAATCAGAATGTTCACTTGCTACAAACACACTTGCAACGGCAACTCTTCCACATACTAACAATACAGCGTCAATCAATCCTAAACAACATAACAGTAATCCACAAGTTACACACGCACATAGGGAAATGCCAGCCAAGAAAGTAATACAACCCAAAAATGTTGATCCAGATTTGGAAAGCTGTATGCGGAAGACAAATATGAATGAACCTACTATATCTCTTGACAAtgaag atttcaGAACTTATCAACGCTTTGTCATACGCTCTTTCACTATGCTGAAAGCCAAAATCAATAATGTTATTGATGTTGTGGAGGTGATGAGTAAGAAGCTAGATGGTATAAAATGTACTGATAATATTCCGGATGCGAATCAAGGAGCTGATAACCCCGAACTTGAAGTCATGAATCTTTTCCCAATTTGCCATGTAAAAATGTTGCAAAGAGTAGAAAAAGAATTAACGAACAATgcgatgaaacaaaaattg ATGACAGCATTACAAAAACACTACCACTAG